The following are encoded in a window of Peromyscus leucopus breed LL Stock chromosome X, UCI_PerLeu_2.1, whole genome shotgun sequence genomic DNA:
- the LOC114683870 gene encoding melanoma antigen preferentially expressed in tumors-like, producing MDNREVPTLLDLSIQHLLNNEPAAIHALEVIPRELFVPLFSAAFKGGHKNIVKAMVKVWPFMCLHIGSLRARESQRELLKAMVESLQFLPVQNSASRSPKLRILDLRQDVGCKIICPESSTKSPACFHSCAYSEHSILKIEGQCSMASSEPEAQSSRQAMELLVNLSLDRTLRETEFLVLLLNKVEQSSGSLHLCCRDLQIDKVCDCRNTLHHLDLKCIDHLAVDQASLSEVTTLLAQVVHLERLCLCKITCRSLNGETFQNFISELGRMDHLNELNLSSFCLTDHLENVLRVLPASLEFLHLPFCELSYNDFKFLSECPQANHLKLLNISNNPMNWEDDEPLYNLLQNNSSTLQHLAINHCLLTDSTISVLISALSRCSQLRILNFSSNPVTMTMLMRILEHLTSLVKLKYVFYPIPVHCYGRWHYQDSLDRQKLADVQARLKRMLQEAKRNDMHWMTFSD from the exons ATGGACAACAGGGAAGTGCCCACACTGTTGGATCTTTCTATACAGCATCTACTGAATAATGAGCCTGCAGCAATTCACGCTCTCGAGGTGATACCAAGGGAGCTTTTTGTTCCATTGTTCTCTGCTGCCTTCAAGGGTGGGCATAAGAATATAGTGAAAGCAATGGTGAAGGTTTGGCCCTTTATGTGTCTCCACATTGGATCATTAAGGGCTCGGGAGTCCCAGCGGGAACTCCTGAAAGCCATGGTCGAGAGTCTTCAGTTCCTACCTGTCCAGAACTCAGCTTCTAG GAGCCCTAAACTGAGGATCCTAGATTTAAGGCAGGATGTTGGCTGCAAGATCATCTGTCCGGAGAGCAGTACTAAGTCACCTGCCTGTTTTCACTCCTGTGCTTACTCTGAGCACTCTATCTTGAAAATCGAAGGCCAGTGTAGTATGGCAAGTTCAGAACCTGAGGCTCAGTCCTCCAGGCAGGCTATGGAATTGTTAGTGAACCTTTCCCTTGATAGAACCTTAAGGGAAACTGAATTTTTGGTTCTGCTTCTGAATAAAGTAGAGCAGAGCTCAGGCTCTTTGCACCTGTGCTGCCGAGATTTGCAAATAGACAAAGTGTGTGACTGTAGAAACACCCTACATCATCTGGATCTGAAATGTATTGATCACCTGGCAGTTGATCAGGCTTCTCTGAGTGAGGTCACCACCCTTCTGGCTCAGGTGGTGCACCTCGAAAGACTTTGTCTGTGTAAAATCACTTGTAGATCTTTGAATGGGGAAACCTTTCaaaattttatctctgagcttGGGCGTATGGACCATCTCAACGAGCTCAACTTGTCCTCTTTCTGCCTCACAGATCATCTTGAAAATGTCCTGAG AGTCCTACCAGCTAGTTTGGAATTCTTACATCTACCATTCTGTGAACTTTCTTACAATGACTTCAAGTTTTTGTCTGAGTGCCCTCAAGCCAACCACTTAAAGCTCCTGAATATCAGCAACAACCCAATGAACTGGGAAGATGATGAACCCCTTTATAACCTTTTGCAGAATAACTCTAGCACCTTGCAACATCTGGCAATCAATCATTGCCTTTTAACAGACTCTACAATCTCTGTTCTCATCTCTGCACTAAGTCGCTGTTCTCAACTCCGAATCCTCAACTTTTCCTCTAATCCAGTTACCATGACTATGCTAATGAGAATTCTTGAGCACTTAACATCCTTGGTGAAGCTTAAATATGTGTTTTATCCTATCCCTGTGCATTGCTATGGGAGATGGCACTATCAAGACAGTTTAGATCGACAGAAGCTTGCTGATGTGCAGGCACGATTGAAAAGAATGCTACAAGAGGCAAAAAGGAACGACATGCATTGGATGACTTTCTCTGATTAA